One window from the genome of Candidatus Paceibacterota bacterium encodes:
- a CDS encoding PDZ domain-containing protein, producing the protein MQNKNKTLFQNLPKTILALSLIVGIGAILGIMMYLIEYRPYINLEPESGSGLDQSLDAGDEVAIASPEISVTKDWKIYESKKYGFSVKYPPDWKVSENTRNRIALFNLDYTDNEGNYSNISIGSMPSFDPDRNREITFEEMTEDLKRSFVEGVVGSDNIEERNIVIGNITAYNLSSTKDGKYTNGSFVLRENDVFAVLCATENIEDNPCTSVLNDMISTLRFMEKSKPAFIGVNIKEVSILTEDDRVKVGLPKELDYGVLILSDDLVNDLDWVPQSIGDGIVDGSPAESAGLQAGDVILEVNGEQVMELEGIMEKYSPGDKIVLKVLKNGEQIETEVTLAEFPESLNQ; encoded by the coding sequence ATGCAAAACAAAAACAAAACATTGTTCCAGAACCTGCCGAAGACCATCCTTGCGCTGAGCCTTATTGTCGGGATTGGCGCCATTTTGGGGATCATGATGTATCTGATTGAATACAGGCCCTACATTAATCTGGAGCCGGAAAGCGGTTCTGGGTTGGATCAGAGCTTGGATGCAGGTGATGAGGTTGCAATTGCTTCCCCGGAGATCTCAGTAACAAAAGATTGGAAAATATATGAAAGCAAAAAATATGGATTTTCGGTTAAATATCCGCCAGATTGGAAGGTTTCTGAGAATACCCGCAATAGAATAGCTCTATTTAATTTAGACTATACTGATAATGAAGGAAATTACTCGAATATATCCATAGGGTCGATGCCATCTTTTGATCCGGACAGAAATAGAGAAATCACTTTTGAGGAAATGACCGAAGACCTCAAGAGATCATTTGTTGAAGGTGTGGTAGGATCGGATAACATTGAAGAAAGAAATATAGTTATCGGGAATATTACCGCATATAATCTTTCTAGCACAAAGGACGGAAAATATACGAACGGCAGTTTTGTACTAAGGGAAAATGACGTTTTCGCTGTTTTATGCGCAACGGAGAATATTGAAGATAACCCCTGCACGTCGGTTCTTAATGATATGATCTCCACTTTGAGATTCATGGAAAAAAGCAAACCTGCGTTTATCGGTGTTAACATCAAAGAAGTTTCGATCCTGACCGAAGATGACAGGGTAAAGGTGGGACTGCCGAAGGAACTGGATTACGGCGTTTTGATATTGAGCGATGATTTGGTCAATGATCTGGATTGGGTGCCTCAGTCTATCGGAGATGGTATCGTTGACGGTTCTCCGGCGGAAAGCGCGGGCCTTCAGGCCGGAGATGTCATATTGGAAGTCAACGGGGAGCAGGTTATGGAATTGGAAGGCATAATGGAAAAGTATTCGCCCGGGGATAAGATCGTTTTGAAAGTATTGAAGAACGGAGAGCAGATCGAAACGGAAGTTACATTGGCGGAATTTCCGGAATCGCTTAATCAATAG